The following coding sequences lie in one Streptomyces sp. NBC_00510 genomic window:
- a CDS encoding GNAT family N-acetyltransferase encodes MVEISFLTESDRVCWEVLARGKDTYFDVERHDDSYERTWRRLLDDERIRGIAARLDGRMVGIAHYLFHASVWYAGKCYLADLFVDAEVRRQGVATAMIEWVARDAEEHGAPGLYWNTLEDAPARALYDKVGKFHEGFILYTYRRDANS; translated from the coding sequence ATGGTGGAGATCAGCTTCCTGACCGAGTCCGACCGCGTCTGCTGGGAAGTGCTGGCCCGCGGCAAGGACACGTACTTCGACGTCGAACGCCACGACGACAGCTACGAACGGACATGGCGACGCCTGCTCGACGACGAGCGGATACGCGGGATCGCCGCACGGCTGGACGGCAGGATGGTCGGCATCGCGCACTACCTGTTCCACGCCAGCGTCTGGTACGCGGGGAAGTGCTACCTGGCGGACCTGTTCGTGGACGCGGAAGTCCGGCGGCAGGGTGTCGCGACCGCGATGATCGAATGGGTCGCGCGCGACGCGGAGGAACACGGCGCCCCGGGCCTCTACTGGAACACCCTGGAAGACGCCCCGGCTCGCGCGCTGTACGACAAGGTGGGCAAGTTCCACGAGGGCTTCATCCTCTACACCTACCGGCGTGACGCGAATTCATAG
- a CDS encoding DUF2975 domain-containing protein yields MGKLTVRALRAVLVVVFAGTVFVQAGMVWVLVSGNDPEDGSLPLTPLRLITILGMLSAQVALVCVWRLVGMVQRGTVFSHAAFRYVDVMIGAIVAAALVWFAVTAINAPGQREDPGVTVIMGGVGVAILGVALMVLVLRMLLAQAVARDVEATRMRAELDEVI; encoded by the coding sequence ATGGGAAAGCTGACCGTGCGTGCACTGCGCGCCGTGCTGGTGGTGGTGTTCGCCGGCACCGTGTTCGTACAGGCGGGGATGGTGTGGGTATTGGTGTCGGGCAACGACCCGGAGGACGGGTCGCTCCCGCTGACCCCGCTGCGCCTGATCACGATCCTGGGGATGCTGTCGGCCCAGGTCGCCCTGGTGTGCGTATGGCGGCTGGTGGGGATGGTGCAACGCGGAACCGTGTTCTCCCACGCCGCCTTCCGGTACGTGGACGTCATGATCGGCGCGATCGTGGCGGCTGCCCTCGTGTGGTTCGCGGTCACGGCCATCAACGCGCCGGGCCAGCGGGAGGACCCGGGCGTCACCGTCATCATGGGCGGGGTCGGCGTGGCCATCCTGGGGGTCGCCTTGATGGTGCTCGTGCTGCGGATGCTGCTCGCCCAAGCCGTCGCGCGTGACGTCGAGGCGACGCGGATGCGGGCCGAGTTGGACGAGGTGATCTGA
- a CDS encoding helix-turn-helix transcriptional regulator: protein MPISVDIDVMLARRKMSVGELADRVGITPANLAVLKNGRAKAVRFATLAALCEVLECQPGDLLRWEAEDAAGA, encoded by the coding sequence ATGCCGATTTCCGTCGACATCGACGTGATGCTGGCCAGGCGGAAGATGTCCGTGGGCGAGCTGGCGGACCGCGTCGGGATCACGCCCGCCAACCTTGCCGTGCTCAAGAACGGCCGCGCCAAGGCGGTGCGCTTCGCGACGCTCGCCGCGCTCTGCGAGGTGCTGGAGTGTCAGCCGGGCGACCTGCTGCGCTGGGAGGCCGAGGACGCCGCGGGCGCATGA
- a CDS encoding SDR family oxidoreductase: MARHTPGGVEVPRRPPADQTDYSAAKAGIIGLTKAAAKETAHHGVRVNATAPGLIRSPMTEAMPAHIWDAKLAEIPMRRAGEASEVASVALFLASDLASYLTGTVIEVTGGRHM, encoded by the coding sequence ATGGCGCGCCATACGCCCGGCGGTGTCGAGGTCCCGCGACGGCCACCGGCCGACCAGACCGACTACTCGGCGGCAAAGGCCGGAATCATCGGGCTCACCAAGGCCGCGGCCAAGGAGACGGCCCACCACGGCGTGCGGGTGAACGCCACCGCCCCGGGTCTGATCCGCTCGCCGATGACCGAGGCGATGCCGGCCCACATCTGGGACGCGAAACTCGCCGAGATCCCGATGCGACGCGCCGGCGAGGCGTCGGAGGTGGCCTCGGTGGCGCTCTTCCTCGCATCGGACCTCGCGTCGTACCTCACGGGGACGGTCATCGAGGTGACCGGCGGCCGTCATATGTGA
- a CDS encoding cysteine hydrolase, translating into MEIKNTDTAVVFIDPQNDVLSESGANWDAVGASVTENRTVENMERIFEAAKAGGYEVFISPHYFYPTDNGWRMNGPLETSELETHTFARTGQLDLTGFRNSGADWLDRFKPYIEDGRTVVASPHKVFGPESNDLVLQLRKRGMQRIILGGMLANMCVESHMRHLIEEGFEVAVVRDATAGPRHPVWGDGYQAAIINYRFFAHALLSTDEVLDGMH; encoded by the coding sequence GTGGAAATCAAGAATACCGACACGGCGGTCGTGTTCATTGACCCACAGAACGACGTGCTGAGCGAGAGCGGAGCGAACTGGGACGCGGTGGGAGCGAGCGTCACAGAGAACAGGACCGTCGAGAATATGGAGAGAATCTTCGAGGCGGCGAAGGCGGGCGGATATGAGGTATTCATCTCGCCTCATTACTTCTACCCGACCGACAACGGATGGCGAATGAACGGGCCGCTCGAGACGAGCGAACTGGAGACCCACACGTTCGCACGGACGGGACAGCTCGATCTGACGGGGTTCCGAAACTCCGGGGCAGACTGGCTGGACCGCTTCAAGCCCTACATCGAAGACGGCAGAACGGTGGTCGCCAGCCCGCACAAGGTATTCGGGCCGGAGTCCAACGACTTGGTGCTGCAACTGCGCAAGAGGGGAATGCAAAGGATTATCCTTGGCGGGATGCTGGCGAACATGTGCGTCGAGTCCCATATGCGTCACCTCATCGAGGAAGGATTCGAGGTCGCCGTGGTCAGGGATGCAACAGCCGGACCCCGGCACCCGGTCTGGGGCGACGGCTATCAGGCGGCGATCATCAACTACCGTTTCTTCGCCCATGCGTTGCTGTCGACCGACGAAGTACTCGATGGAATGCATTGA
- a CDS encoding DUF1622 domain-containing protein — translation MELQHIVELAGRAVDAAGVAVIVVGTLYATVLAAIRLSRREAGVYRGYRRRVGRSILLGLEFLVAGDIIRTVAVAPTYASVGVLAVIVGIRTFLSFSLELEITGRWPWQKPVAEAED, via the coding sequence GTGGAGCTCCAACACATCGTGGAGCTGGCCGGTCGAGCCGTCGACGCCGCGGGCGTAGCCGTCATCGTCGTGGGAACGCTCTACGCGACCGTTCTCGCGGCTATCCGGCTCAGTCGCCGAGAGGCGGGTGTGTACCGCGGCTATCGCCGTCGCGTCGGGCGGTCGATCCTGCTGGGACTGGAGTTCCTCGTAGCCGGCGATATCATCCGCACAGTCGCCGTCGCACCGACGTACGCAAGCGTCGGAGTGCTGGCCGTGATCGTGGGCATCCGCACCTTCCTCAGCTTTTCTCTCGAGCTCGAGATCACCGGGCGGTGGCCATGGCAGAAGCCGGTGGCCGAAGCCGAAGACTGA
- a CDS encoding GNAT family N-acetyltransferase: protein MPELKQLNADHAAAVLAFELANRAYFAASISDRGDEFYDQFADRHSVMLAEQEAGGCAFYVLVAADGSVLGRFNLYDLKDGTADLGYRVAQHVAGRGVATATVRELCRLAAARHGLRTLRAATSHANAASQRVLTKAGFVLAGPADPADLGGKPGTWYQRDLALQP from the coding sequence GTGCCCGAGCTGAAGCAGCTGAATGCCGACCATGCCGCGGCGGTCCTCGCCTTCGAGCTGGCGAACCGCGCCTACTTCGCAGCCTCGATCTCCGACCGGGGCGACGAGTTCTACGACCAGTTCGCCGACCGGCACAGCGTCATGTTGGCCGAGCAAGAGGCCGGCGGCTGCGCCTTCTATGTGCTGGTCGCCGCGGACGGCTCGGTTCTGGGCCGGTTCAACCTGTACGACCTCAAGGACGGCACTGCCGACCTCGGCTACAGGGTCGCGCAGCACGTCGCCGGCCGCGGCGTTGCGACCGCGACCGTCCGGGAGTTGTGCCGGCTGGCGGCGGCACGACACGGGCTGCGCACACTGCGCGCTGCCACCTCCCACGCCAATGCCGCCTCCCAGAGGGTGCTGACCAAGGCCGGGTTCGTCCTGGCCGGCCCGGCAGACCCGGCCGACCTCGGCGGTAAGCCGGGCACCTGGTATCAGCGCGACCTGGCCCTCCAGCCGTAG
- a CDS encoding YciI family protein: MTRYLISFDDGAMTFPEEELPEVAEASHEVVRKAQDAGVWVFGGGLERQRASVVATDGTVTDGPYPETKAVLGGFSIIDVPSREDALDWAAKIAAACRCAQEVREIMPDSTV; encoded by the coding sequence ATGACGCGGTACCTGATCTCGTTCGATGACGGCGCGATGACCTTCCCCGAGGAGGAGTTGCCCGAGGTGGCCGAGGCCTCGCACGAGGTGGTGCGTAAGGCTCAGGACGCCGGTGTGTGGGTCTTCGGCGGTGGACTGGAAAGGCAGCGGGCGAGCGTCGTGGCCACCGACGGGACCGTCACCGACGGCCCGTACCCGGAGACCAAGGCGGTGCTCGGCGGGTTCTCGATCATCGATGTGCCCTCACGTGAGGACGCGCTGGACTGGGCTGCCAAGATCGCTGCCGCATGCCGCTGTGCGCAGGAGGTCCGGGAGATCATGCCCGACTCGACCGTCTGA
- a CDS encoding DUF2283 domain-containing protein, producing the protein MANVRVTYDKTVNAAYVYLTEPQARVKSARMYPCDPVDVDGMINLDFDEQGRLIGIEVLAASSKLPAYLLQSAERLDTEDS; encoded by the coding sequence GTGGCAAACGTCCGAGTGACCTACGACAAGACCGTGAACGCAGCGTACGTGTACCTCACCGAACCGCAGGCCCGCGTGAAGTCCGCGCGCATGTATCCCTGCGATCCGGTGGACGTCGACGGCATGATCAACCTCGACTTCGACGAGCAGGGCCGCCTCATCGGCATCGAGGTGCTGGCAGCCAGTTCAAAACTGCCCGCGTACCTGCTCCAGTCCGCGGAACGGCTGGACACCGAAGACTCCTGA
- a CDS encoding aminoglycoside phosphotransferase family protein, which yields MDEVEVVVAHSERATLRVGDVFLKVDADQARIDVEVEVMSLAPVPTPEVLWRKPPVLAIAALPGTTLGRLGGRSTGSPAAWAAAGAAIRKLHDAPLPPRPGRAGRSIVALAAELDDECEWLVTNGVLPTDLVTRNRQVAEAALRPWTPAFTHGDLQIAHVFVDGDEVTGIIDWSEAGRGDALYDLATFTLGHEEHLDDVVAGYGTDIDLDVIHAWWSLRSLLVVRWLIEHGFDPFAPGCEVDVLRSRM from the coding sequence ATGGACGAGGTCGAGGTCGTCGTTGCCCATTCCGAGCGCGCGACCCTGCGCGTCGGCGACGTGTTCCTGAAGGTGGACGCCGATCAGGCGCGCATCGACGTCGAGGTCGAGGTGATGTCCCTCGCGCCGGTCCCGACGCCGGAGGTCCTGTGGCGCAAGCCGCCCGTGCTCGCGATCGCCGCGCTCCCGGGGACGACGCTTGGGCGCCTCGGTGGGCGGTCGACCGGGTCACCGGCGGCGTGGGCCGCGGCGGGCGCCGCCATCCGGAAGCTGCACGACGCGCCGTTGCCGCCCCGGCCCGGCCGGGCCGGGCGCAGCATCGTCGCGCTGGCGGCGGAACTCGACGACGAGTGCGAGTGGCTCGTGACGAACGGCGTCCTGCCCACTGACCTGGTCACCCGCAACCGCCAGGTCGCCGAGGCCGCGCTCCGGCCGTGGACTCCGGCGTTCACGCACGGCGACCTGCAGATCGCGCACGTCTTCGTCGACGGCGACGAGGTGACGGGCATCATCGACTGGTCCGAGGCGGGCCGGGGTGATGCCCTGTACGACCTCGCCACCTTCACGCTCGGACACGAGGAGCACCTCGATGACGTCGTCGCCGGCTACGGTACCGACATCGACCTCGACGTGATCCACGCGTGGTGGTCCTTGCGAAGCCTGCTGGTGGTTCGCTGGCTGATCGAGCACGGCTTCGACCCGTTCGCGCCGGGCTGTGAGGTCGACGTGCTGAGATCCCGGATGTGA
- a CDS encoding DJ-1/PfpI family protein: MDSAAHQVVILVYDGVTLLDVAGPAEVFAEANRFGADYQVVLVSPTGDDVASSIGARIAVSGAATELAPHTFLVAGSDLYPRNAVARDLLEAAQTLAVKADRVASICTGAFVLGAAGLLDGKRATTHWKVTDQLAARYRASRVEPDAIYVRDGTTYTSAGVTAGIDLALALVEEDYGPDLTRDVARSLVVYLQRSGGQSQFSAPLQGPPPRSPAIRRITDLVTADPAGNYSVGELAKHLNLSSRHLTRLFRDELSTTPARYVETVRFDMAKALLDQGHTATQVASLAGFPSYESMRRVFVRKMAISPAAYQRRFRTARRAETGQQ; the protein is encoded by the coding sequence GTGGACTCTGCCGCGCATCAGGTCGTGATCCTCGTCTACGACGGGGTCACGCTGCTGGACGTCGCCGGCCCCGCGGAGGTGTTCGCGGAAGCGAACCGGTTCGGGGCCGACTACCAGGTCGTGCTGGTGTCACCGACCGGAGACGACGTCGCCTCGTCCATCGGGGCCCGGATCGCCGTCTCCGGCGCCGCCACGGAGCTTGCCCCCCATACGTTCCTGGTGGCCGGATCCGACCTCTACCCGCGCAACGCCGTCGCCCGTGACCTGCTCGAAGCGGCGCAGACGCTGGCCGTCAAGGCCGACCGGGTCGCGTCGATCTGCACCGGGGCATTCGTCCTCGGCGCCGCCGGTCTCCTGGACGGCAAGCGTGCGACCACGCACTGGAAGGTCACGGACCAACTCGCGGCCCGGTACCGGGCCAGCCGCGTCGAGCCCGACGCGATCTACGTCCGTGACGGCACCACGTACACCTCGGCGGGCGTGACCGCCGGCATCGACCTCGCGCTGGCACTCGTCGAGGAGGATTACGGCCCTGATCTGACCCGCGACGTCGCCCGTTCCCTGGTGGTGTATCTGCAGCGTTCGGGCGGCCAGTCGCAGTTCTCGGCCCCGCTGCAGGGACCACCGCCCCGCTCTCCGGCCATCCGGAGGATCACCGACCTGGTGACGGCGGATCCCGCGGGCAATTACTCGGTCGGTGAGCTCGCCAAGCACCTCAATTTGAGCTCTCGGCATCTCACGCGGCTCTTCCGTGACGAACTCTCCACCACGCCGGCCCGGTACGTGGAGACGGTCCGGTTCGACATGGCGAAAGCCCTGCTCGACCAAGGGCACACCGCGACCCAGGTGGCTTCCCTCGCCGGATTCCCGAGCTACGAGAGCATGCGGAGGGTTTTCGTCAGGAAAATGGCGATAAGCCCTGCCGCGTATCAGCGCCGCTTCAGGACCGCGCGCCGCGCCGAAACAGGACAGCAGTGA
- a CDS encoding HD domain-containing protein, whose amino-acid sequence MTEIIAGVEIPETAAVAEATRLIQETTSPLIYHHSRRVFVFGAIHARRLGLDPDPELLYLSSMFHDTGLMTPFSDVEQRFEVDGADHARKFMLERGFPATAADVVWTAIALHTTPGIPHRMGPEIAITNLGVLTDVLGLGLDELDRAQVEEVIALHPRGDFKNEFLQAFVDGLQHRPETTNGTVNADVLEHFIPGFRRTTTVERILGAPWPS is encoded by the coding sequence ATGACCGAGATCATCGCCGGCGTGGAGATTCCCGAAACAGCCGCGGTCGCCGAAGCCACTCGACTCATTCAGGAGACGACCAGCCCCCTCATCTACCATCACTCCCGGCGTGTTTTCGTCTTCGGCGCCATTCATGCCCGCAGGCTCGGCCTTGACCCCGACCCGGAGCTGCTCTACCTGTCCTCCATGTTCCACGACACCGGCCTCATGACGCCCTTTTCCGACGTGGAGCAGCGCTTCGAGGTCGACGGGGCCGACCACGCGCGCAAGTTCATGCTGGAACGCGGTTTCCCGGCCACGGCCGCCGATGTGGTCTGGACGGCCATCGCGCTGCACACGACACCGGGAATTCCCCACCGGATGGGCCCGGAGATCGCCATCACGAATCTCGGCGTCCTGACCGACGTGCTCGGCCTGGGCCTGGACGAGCTGGATCGCGCCCAGGTGGAAGAGGTCATCGCCCTCCATCCGCGGGGCGACTTCAAGAACGAGTTCCTGCAGGCCTTCGTCGACGGACTCCAGCACCGCCCGGAGACCACGAACGGGACCGTGAACGCGGACGTGCTGGAGCACTTCATCCCCGGCTTCCGCCGCACGACCACGGTCGAGCGCATCCTGGGCGCGCCTTGGCCGAGCTGA
- a CDS encoding MFS transporter has translation MLVSANVVMMATASAPSPIYPLYRARWGLSVTMLTVIFAVYVVGLLGALLTVGSLSDHMGRRPVLAAALLVAAASTAIFWTADGVVSLLAARVVQGIATGAATGALAAGLVEFSPTGRPHLGPTMTAVGTSFGMAAGAGTVGLLVPLTSRPDAYVFPVLTCTFVVLAAVVLAMPGTRAPRAGGLALLRPRVRVPREARPAFLASIPALVAGWSVTGLFLALTPSLVSNVLHVRSGAAGGLSIAALFLANSVGGLWSVRHTARLATLLGAVLLALGAAGLAVAMALASPVVYAGGSVVAGLGVGLTFNGNLRAISEVTGATSRSEVFSAVYVISYAALSLPALAAGFAAPFWGLETTGYLYVGFVGVLSIGAALRAARPRAHSPLGGRIGAASQTGSRRRPHSEGIRHRVHFDDRGIS, from the coding sequence GTGCTCGTCTCCGCGAACGTGGTGATGATGGCCACGGCGAGCGCACCCTCACCGATCTACCCCCTGTACCGGGCGCGTTGGGGACTGTCGGTCACGATGCTGACGGTGATCTTCGCGGTGTACGTCGTGGGTCTGCTCGGCGCGCTGCTCACGGTCGGATCGCTGAGCGACCACATGGGCCGACGTCCGGTGCTGGCCGCCGCCCTCCTGGTGGCGGCGGCCAGCACGGCGATCTTCTGGACGGCCGATGGCGTCGTGTCCCTCCTGGCCGCGCGGGTGGTGCAGGGCATCGCCACCGGGGCGGCCACGGGCGCTCTCGCCGCCGGTCTGGTCGAGTTCTCGCCCACGGGACGTCCGCATCTGGGGCCGACGATGACGGCGGTGGGCACGAGTTTCGGCATGGCCGCCGGCGCGGGGACGGTGGGGTTGCTGGTCCCGTTGACCTCACGTCCCGACGCGTACGTCTTTCCCGTCCTCACCTGTACTTTCGTGGTTCTGGCCGCGGTCGTCCTCGCGATGCCCGGGACGCGCGCCCCACGCGCCGGTGGGCTGGCGTTGCTGCGACCCAGGGTCCGGGTTCCGCGGGAAGCCCGGCCGGCGTTTCTCGCCTCCATTCCCGCCCTCGTCGCAGGGTGGTCCGTCACGGGGCTGTTCCTCGCGCTCACTCCGTCGCTGGTGAGCAATGTCCTGCACGTGCGGTCCGGCGCCGCGGGCGGGCTCAGCATCGCCGCGCTGTTCCTGGCCAACAGCGTGGGCGGGTTGTGGTCGGTGCGGCACACGGCTCGGCTCGCCACGTTGCTGGGAGCGGTGCTCCTGGCCCTGGGCGCGGCCGGACTGGCGGTCGCGATGGCCCTCGCGTCACCGGTCGTCTACGCGGGCGGATCGGTCGTCGCGGGGCTGGGGGTCGGACTGACCTTCAACGGCAACCTCCGCGCGATCAGCGAGGTCACGGGTGCGACGTCGCGGTCGGAGGTCTTCTCCGCCGTCTACGTGATCAGCTACGCGGCGCTGAGTCTCCCCGCCCTCGCGGCGGGGTTCGCGGCTCCCTTCTGGGGACTGGAGACCACGGGCTACCTCTACGTCGGCTTCGTCGGGGTGCTGTCCATCGGTGCCGCCCTCCGCGCCGCCCGGCCACGCGCTCACAGCCCTCTTGGCGGCCGGATAGGCGCGGCCTCGCAGACCGGCAGCCGGCGCCGACCTCACAGCGAAGGGATCCGTCACCGAGTGCATTTTGATGACAGAGGAATTTCATGA
- a CDS encoding NADP-dependent oxidoreductase, translating to MQAVTARDRNAGADGLSLTDMPHPHAAENDVIVRVHAAGFTPGELDWPGTWTDRAGRDRTPSVPGHELSGVVAELGYGTTGLTVGQRVFGLADWARNGSLAEYVAVEARNLAALPADVDHTVAAALPISGLTAWQGLFDHGHLGTGQTVLIHGATGGVGSIAVQLAREAGARVIGTGRAAGRSTALDLGADAFVDLQNDRLEDVGEVDLVLDVFGGDILERSTALVRAGGTLVTIAEPPSVQPEDGRAVFFVVEADRARLADLIQRVRDGRLKPIVGDVLPLSEAPAAFTHKGRRIPGKTIIRITEG from the coding sequence ATGCAAGCCGTCACCGCTCGGGACCGGAACGCCGGAGCCGATGGGCTCTCGCTCACGGACATGCCCCACCCGCACGCCGCGGAGAACGACGTCATCGTGCGGGTGCACGCCGCGGGCTTCACACCGGGGGAACTCGACTGGCCGGGAACCTGGACCGACCGGGCCGGCCGTGACCGGACGCCGAGCGTGCCCGGGCACGAACTGTCGGGCGTCGTGGCCGAACTGGGGTACGGAACCACCGGCCTGACCGTGGGGCAGCGGGTGTTCGGACTGGCCGACTGGGCCCGGAACGGCTCACTGGCCGAGTACGTCGCGGTAGAGGCCCGCAATCTCGCTGCGCTCCCGGCGGACGTCGACCACACGGTGGCCGCCGCGCTGCCGATCTCCGGGCTGACCGCGTGGCAGGGCCTCTTCGACCACGGGCACCTCGGCACAGGCCAGACCGTCTTGATCCACGGTGCCACGGGCGGGGTCGGGTCGATCGCCGTGCAGCTCGCACGCGAGGCGGGTGCCCGGGTGATCGGCACCGGCCGGGCCGCGGGCAGGAGCACCGCGCTCGATCTCGGCGCGGACGCGTTCGTGGACCTGCAGAACGACCGGCTCGAAGACGTCGGCGAGGTCGACCTCGTACTCGACGTGTTCGGCGGCGACATCCTCGAACGCTCGACGGCGCTGGTCCGTGCCGGCGGCACGCTCGTCACCATCGCAGAGCCACCCTCCGTCCAGCCCGAAGACGGGCGGGCCGTGTTCTTCGTCGTCGAAGCCGACCGGGCGCGTCTCGCGGACCTCATCCAGCGTGTCCGGGACGGACGGCTCAAGCCGATCGTCGGGGATGTGCTGCCCCTGTCCGAGGCACCCGCGGCCTTCACCCACAAGGGGCGCCGGATCCCCGGCAAAACGATCATCAGGATCACGGAAGGCTGA
- a CDS encoding RDD family protein: MFGQLAAGNDLYSPAPRSGPGTPASLWQRLWAAGIDLLIAWLVILVPLLAFERIVLAGVGDEGATIWQLVAALWVLAFLLTYSPFSTHRWGRTPGKRVMGLKVVRLGSASRISYGRALIRHLANVGIGLVPVILIKNVTSIGTDAHRQGMHDRLARSTVIRTR; encoded by the coding sequence ATGTTCGGACAACTGGCGGCCGGTAACGATCTCTACTCGCCCGCTCCACGCTCGGGCCCCGGGACCCCCGCGAGTCTGTGGCAGCGTCTATGGGCCGCCGGCATCGATCTTTTGATCGCCTGGCTTGTCATCCTTGTGCCGCTGCTGGCCTTCGAGAGGATCGTCCTCGCCGGGGTCGGAGATGAGGGCGCCACCATCTGGCAACTGGTCGCGGCCTTGTGGGTTCTGGCCTTCTTGCTGACGTACTCGCCATTCAGTACCCACCGCTGGGGCCGTACGCCGGGCAAACGCGTCATGGGACTGAAGGTGGTCAGACTCGGCAGCGCCAGCCGGATCAGTTACGGGCGGGCGCTCATACGTCACCTCGCCAACGTGGGGATAGGGCTTGTCCCGGTGATCCTCATCAAGAACGTCACCTCGATCGGCACGGACGCGCACCGGCAGGGGATGCACGACCGACTCGCCCGCAGCACGGTGATACGAACCCGCTGA
- a CDS encoding VOC family protein — MSRVQLALRVADLEGSIAFYSRLFGVEPAKLRPGYANFAIAEPPLKLVLIEGEDGRDTRLDHLGIEVASTEQVAAATGRLQEAGLATFEENDTSCCYALQDKVWVTGPGKEPWEVYVVKADADTLGKSVEGAPATCCTSGEQAEAAQDGSPAAESGGCACGPGTTPHRGRPAMTGCC; from the coding sequence ATGTCCCGTGTTCAGCTCGCCCTGCGCGTCGCCGACCTCGAGGGGTCCATCGCGTTCTACTCCAGGCTCTTCGGCGTCGAGCCCGCCAAACTCCGCCCCGGCTACGCGAACTTCGCCATCGCCGAGCCTCCGCTCAAGCTCGTCCTGATCGAGGGCGAGGACGGTCGGGACACCCGCCTGGACCACCTCGGCATCGAGGTCGCCTCCACCGAGCAGGTCGCCGCAGCCACCGGCCGGCTCCAGGAAGCCGGTCTGGCCACCTTCGAGGAGAACGACACCTCCTGCTGTTACGCACTCCAGGACAAGGTCTGGGTCACCGGCCCCGGCAAGGAGCCGTGGGAGGTCTACGTGGTCAAGGCCGACGCCGACACCCTCGGCAAGAGCGTGGAGGGCGCTCCGGCCACCTGCTGCACCTCCGGGGAGCAGGCCGAGGCCGCCCAGGACGGCAGTCCGGCCGCCGAAAGCGGCGGCTGCGCCTGCGGTCCCGGCACCACCCCTCATCGCGGTCGCCCGGCGATGACCGGCTGCTGCTGA
- a CDS encoding metalloregulator ArsR/SmtB family transcription factor, with translation MSKSELRILGQDDGAAVCCSPMVREPLGEVDAADLARMFKALSDPVRLRLLSLIASHEGGEACVCDLTGPFDVSQPTISHHLKVLREAGLVGSERRGTWVYYWVLPPALARLSALLQAPAEPAAAGVLG, from the coding sequence ATGTCGAAATCAGAGCTGCGGATCCTCGGACAGGACGACGGGGCCGCCGTGTGCTGCTCGCCGATGGTCCGCGAACCCCTCGGCGAGGTGGACGCGGCCGACCTGGCGCGCATGTTCAAGGCGCTGTCGGACCCCGTGCGGCTGCGGCTGCTGTCGCTGATCGCCTCCCACGAGGGCGGCGAGGCCTGCGTGTGCGACCTGACCGGGCCGTTCGACGTGTCGCAGCCGACGATCTCGCACCACCTGAAGGTGCTCCGCGAAGCCGGGCTGGTCGGCTCCGAGCGGCGAGGCACCTGGGTCTACTACTGGGTGCTGCCGCCCGCGCTGGCGCGGCTCTCCGCGCTCCTCCAGGCACCGGCCGAACCGGCTGCCGCCGGGGTCCTCGGATGA
- a CDS encoding aquaporin, protein MTASLGRRVAAEFVGTAALVAVVVGSGIQATQLSRDVGVQLLANSLATVFGLGVLIVLLGPVSGAHFNPVVTVAAWWTGRATGSGPCSREVAAYVPAQVAGAVGGAVLADAMFAEPLVAWSAHDRSAGHLWLGEVVATAGLILLVLGLGRTGQQRLAPAAVACYIGAAYWFTSSTSFANPAVTIGRAFSDTFAGIAPASVGPFVAAQFAGAALGLALVAVLFGRTAPASAPVAEPGLAATSI, encoded by the coding sequence ATGACCGCTTCCCTCGGTCGCCGCGTCGCGGCCGAGTTCGTGGGTACGGCCGCCCTGGTCGCGGTCGTGGTGGGCTCGGGCATCCAGGCCACCCAGCTCTCACGGGACGTCGGCGTGCAGCTGCTCGCCAACTCCCTTGCCACGGTGTTCGGCCTGGGCGTGCTCATCGTGCTGCTCGGACCCGTCTCCGGCGCGCACTTCAACCCGGTCGTCACCGTAGCCGCCTGGTGGACGGGCCGCGCCACCGGAAGCGGGCCCTGTTCGCGTGAGGTCGCGGCCTATGTGCCCGCGCAGGTCGCCGGCGCCGTCGGTGGTGCGGTCCTGGCCGACGCGATGTTCGCCGAACCCCTGGTGGCCTGGTCCGCGCACGACCGGTCTGCCGGTCACCTGTGGCTGGGCGAGGTCGTCGCGACCGCGGGCCTGATCCTGCTCGTCCTCGGCCTCGGCCGTACCGGGCAGCAGCGCCTCGCGCCGGCAGCGGTCGCCTGCTACATCGGCGCCGCCTACTGGTTCACCTCGTCCACCAGCTTCGCCAACCCCGCCGTGACGATCGGCCGCGCCTTCTCCGACACCTTCGCCGGCATCGCCCCCGCCTCCGTGGGGCCCTTCGTCGCCGCCCAGTTCGCCGGCGCCGCCCTCGGCCTTGCCTTGGTCGCCGTCCTTTTCGGACGCACCGCCCCGGCCTCGGCGCCCGTCGCCGAGCCCGGACTCGCCGCCACCAGCATCTGA